In Synechococcus sp. UW69, a single genomic region encodes these proteins:
- a CDS encoding NAD(+) kinase — MPRIGLIVNDGKPLAVQTADTIQQRLEAAGHSVERASSSGGMVGFANPDQHLRLRGYSACVPQGFDQSMVLAIVLGGDGTVLSAARQTAPIGIPILTINTGHLGFLAEAYLDDLDRALDVVLTQQWTIEERSNLVVSVMRGDQRRWEALSLNEMALHREPLTSMCHFEIAIGRHAPVDIAADGVILSTPTGSTAYALSSGGPVITPDCPVLQLTPIAPHSLASRALVFSDREPVTVFPATPERLMMVVDGSAGCYVWPEDRVLIRRSDHPVRFVRLADHEFFQVLRNKLGWGLPHIAKPERE; from the coding sequence GTGCCCCGCATTGGACTGATCGTCAATGACGGCAAGCCGCTGGCGGTGCAGACGGCGGACACGATTCAGCAGCGCCTAGAGGCAGCCGGCCATTCCGTGGAGCGGGCCAGCAGCTCCGGGGGGATGGTGGGCTTTGCTAACCCCGATCAGCACCTGCGGCTTCGGGGCTACAGCGCCTGCGTGCCTCAGGGCTTCGACCAATCGATGGTGTTGGCCATCGTGCTTGGTGGTGACGGCACGGTTCTCTCCGCAGCGCGTCAGACCGCACCTATAGGGATCCCAATTCTCACGATCAACACCGGTCATCTGGGATTCCTGGCGGAGGCCTATCTCGATGATCTGGACCGGGCCCTCGACGTGGTGCTTACCCAGCAATGGACGATCGAGGAACGCAGCAACCTCGTGGTGAGTGTGATGCGGGGCGATCAACGCCGTTGGGAGGCGCTTTCTCTCAACGAGATGGCACTGCACCGTGAGCCGCTTACGAGCATGTGTCACTTCGAGATCGCCATTGGCCGCCATGCCCCAGTGGACATCGCTGCCGATGGTGTGATCCTCTCCACGCCGACGGGATCCACGGCCTATGCCCTCAGCTCTGGTGGGCCTGTGATCACGCCCGATTGTCCGGTGCTGCAACTCACCCCGATCGCGCCCCATTCCCTGGCGTCCCGCGCCTTGGTGTTCAGCGACCGTGAGCCCGTCACTGTGTTTCCCGCCACGCCGGAGCGCCTGATGATGGTGGTGGACGGCAGTGCAGGTTGCTATGTCTGGCCGGAAGATCGGGTGCTAATCCGTCGCAGCGACCATCCCGTGCGCTTTGTGCGCCTCGCCGACCACGAGTTCTTCCAGGTGCTGCGCAACAAACTGGGTTGGGGTCTGCCCCACATCGCTAAACCTGAGCGGGAATGA
- a CDS encoding formylglycine-generating enzyme family protein, which produces MSNCRDGMIAIPAGDYQVGSDRFYPEEAPIRQVSIDSFQIDHAPVTNAEFLQFVDVTGYKTVSERPPDPTLYPDLPPEEQIPESVVFLPPPPTVDRSEPLSWWALIAGADWRHPQGPDTNLDGLMQHPVVHVAFEDALAYADWAGKRLPMADEWEVAARGGLVDQDYAWGADKTPDGRWLANVWQGPFPWNNQETDGWFWTSPVGSFPANGYGLVDVCGNVWEWTSTPYAVPEGEQERRVIKGGSFLCADNYCHRFRPSALMGQTLDTATCHMGFRCAADR; this is translated from the coding sequence ATGTCGAATTGCCGGGATGGAATGATCGCCATCCCGGCCGGTGACTATCAAGTTGGCTCCGATCGCTTTTACCCCGAGGAGGCTCCCATCCGACAGGTGTCGATTGATTCATTTCAGATCGATCATGCACCGGTCACCAACGCAGAGTTTCTGCAATTCGTGGACGTCACCGGCTACAAAACGGTTTCGGAGCGTCCTCCTGATCCAACGCTGTATCCGGATCTTCCGCCTGAAGAGCAGATCCCCGAGTCTGTTGTTTTCCTGCCGCCGCCCCCAACGGTGGATCGCAGTGAACCTCTTTCCTGGTGGGCGCTCATTGCTGGTGCTGACTGGCGCCATCCCCAGGGGCCTGACACCAACCTCGACGGATTGATGCAGCATCCCGTTGTCCACGTCGCCTTCGAGGACGCCCTTGCTTATGCCGATTGGGCCGGCAAACGGTTGCCTATGGCAGACGAGTGGGAGGTTGCGGCGCGTGGTGGTTTGGTGGATCAGGACTACGCCTGGGGTGCCGACAAGACTCCTGATGGTCGTTGGCTGGCCAATGTCTGGCAGGGCCCTTTCCCTTGGAACAACCAAGAGACCGATGGTTGGTTTTGGACATCACCCGTTGGAAGCTTCCCTGCCAACGGCTACGGACTTGTTGACGTTTGCGGGAACGTCTGGGAGTGGACGTCAACGCCGTACGCGGTTCCTGAAGGTGAGCAGGAACGACGTGTCATCAAGGGCGGTTCATTTCTTTGCGCCGACAATTACTGCCATCGGTTTCGGCCCTCTGCCTTGATGGGCCAAACGCTGGACACAGCAACCTGTCACATGGGTTTTCGCTGCGCTGCCGACCGTTAG
- a CDS encoding arylsulfatase — protein MKLRQIALGGGILALAACSTQLGIQNKANSAQFDRTKLPIAEPRPEKVTKVLPSEVPLPPQWEVTAPADAPNVVIILLDDVGYAAPSAFGGAVNMPTAEKLANNGLRYNKFHTTALCAPTRAALKSGRNHHKVNTGSIPEVATGYAGNSTVVPDYAVPVAEILRLNGYNTAAFGKWHETPGRETTAAGPQTRWPTRQGFEKFYGFVGAEDNMWEPTIHDGVTVVDAPQKEGYHFTEDMTDQAIGWMRQQKAIKPDKPFFIYYSSAGSHSPHHVSKEWIAKYKGKFDEGWDVLRERNLQNQIKAGIVPEGTQMAKAPDSIPKWDSLTPQQQKIYARQAEVFAAFTEYSDYEAGRLIQAIDELGELDNTLVIYITGDNGASVEGDRTGHWNWNHYLNGVGETPDEQEAKLDEWGGPTTYPMYHMAWAIAFNSPFALSKQVAGDFGGTRNGTVIHWPERINKAGGIRTQFSHVNDVAPTILEAANLPMPKTINGIPQIPMQGTSLIYTFDNPDAKEKHNTQYFEIIGNRGIYHNGWMARATIMYPWMAPERMNTVAADDGWELYDTTKDFSLSNNLADQEPERLEAMKKKFMEEAIENQVLPLDDRLLERLVPSVAGRPTLLGDRTSMDLYPYAWNMVEDSILNVKNVSNSVTAFVDVKGGEEDGVIFSQGGRFGGWSLYVQNNKPSYTYNYMGELITLTSKKPLPAGKSEIRFELDYDGGGAGKGADLRLKLNGQVVAEGRLEKTIASRFSIDEGADVGLDRGSAVTIKTIGPRRYSAYGGQIDKVTLQIYPKDTDAKQG, from the coding sequence ATGAAACTCCGTCAGATTGCTTTGGGAGGTGGCATTCTTGCTCTTGCTGCCTGCTCAACTCAACTCGGGATTCAAAACAAGGCCAACAGCGCTCAGTTTGATCGCACGAAGCTGCCGATCGCTGAGCCAAGGCCTGAAAAGGTCACCAAGGTTCTTCCTTCAGAGGTGCCTTTGCCTCCCCAGTGGGAGGTCACAGCACCAGCTGATGCCCCCAATGTGGTGATCATCCTTCTTGATGATGTGGGCTATGCCGCACCCTCAGCCTTTGGTGGTGCGGTGAACATGCCGACGGCGGAAAAGCTCGCCAACAATGGACTTCGCTACAACAAATTTCACACCACAGCCCTTTGTGCTCCAACCCGCGCGGCGTTGAAATCCGGCCGTAATCATCACAAAGTTAATACAGGATCGATTCCAGAAGTTGCAACTGGATATGCAGGTAACTCCACTGTGGTGCCGGATTATGCGGTGCCTGTTGCAGAAATCCTGCGACTGAATGGTTACAACACAGCTGCCTTCGGTAAGTGGCATGAAACGCCAGGCCGTGAGACAACAGCAGCCGGTCCTCAAACCCGTTGGCCAACGCGGCAGGGCTTTGAGAAGTTCTACGGCTTTGTCGGAGCCGAAGACAACATGTGGGAACCCACGATTCATGATGGCGTTACCGTTGTCGATGCACCTCAGAAAGAGGGTTACCACTTCACTGAAGACATGACCGATCAGGCGATCGGTTGGATGCGGCAGCAGAAAGCGATCAAGCCAGATAAACCATTTTTCATCTATTACTCATCCGCCGGTTCTCACTCCCCTCACCATGTGAGCAAGGAATGGATTGCCAAGTACAAAGGCAAGTTCGACGAAGGCTGGGATGTGCTTCGAGAGCGCAATCTTCAGAATCAGATCAAGGCAGGGATCGTTCCCGAAGGCACTCAGATGGCCAAGGCGCCAGACAGTATTCCCAAATGGGACAGCCTCACGCCGCAACAGCAAAAAATCTATGCGCGTCAAGCCGAGGTTTTTGCTGCTTTCACGGAATACTCTGATTATGAAGCTGGCCGTCTGATCCAGGCGATCGACGAGCTCGGCGAGCTCGATAACACTTTGGTGATTTACATCACTGGTGATAACGGTGCCAGTGTTGAGGGGGATCGGACTGGTCATTGGAACTGGAACCATTACCTCAACGGTGTTGGAGAAACGCCAGACGAACAGGAGGCCAAGCTCGATGAATGGGGTGGTCCAACCACCTATCCCATGTATCACATGGCTTGGGCAATCGCTTTCAATTCACCCTTTGCTCTCTCCAAGCAGGTTGCTGGCGATTTCGGTGGCACCCGCAACGGAACGGTCATTCATTGGCCCGAGCGCATCAATAAAGCTGGTGGTATTCGGACGCAGTTCTCTCATGTGAATGACGTGGCACCAACGATCCTTGAGGCCGCCAATTTGCCAATGCCCAAGACAATCAATGGCATCCCACAGATTCCCATGCAGGGAACCAGCCTGATCTATACGTTCGACAACCCGGATGCCAAAGAAAAGCACAACACGCAGTATTTCGAGATCATCGGCAACCGAGGCATTTATCACAACGGCTGGATGGCGCGGGCAACAATCATGTATCCCTGGATGGCGCCTGAAAGAATGAATACGGTTGCGGCAGATGATGGTTGGGAGTTGTACGACACCACCAAGGATTTCAGTCTCTCGAATAATCTTGCTGATCAGGAGCCGGAACGCCTTGAAGCCATGAAGAAGAAGTTCATGGAAGAGGCGATTGAAAATCAGGTGCTGCCCCTTGATGATCGTCTCCTTGAGCGCCTAGTCCCTTCTGTTGCTGGCCGGCCGACACTTTTGGGTGATCGGACTTCCATGGATTTGTATCCCTATGCCTGGAACATGGTCGAAGACTCGATTCTCAATGTTAAGAACGTGTCGAACAGTGTTACGGCCTTTGTTGATGTGAAAGGTGGCGAAGAAGATGGCGTGATCTTCTCCCAGGGTGGTCGATTTGGTGGATGGTCGCTTTATGTTCAAAACAACAAGCCCTCCTATACCTATAACTACATGGGAGAGCTGATCACTCTGACGAGCAAAAAGCCATTGCCCGCCGGTAAATCCGAAATTCGTTTCGAACTCGACTACGACGGCGGTGGCGCTGGAAAGGGAGCTGATCTTCGCTTGAAACTTAACGGCCAGGTTGTCGCTGAAGGCCGCCTGGAGAAGACGATTGCATCGCGTTTCTCCATTGATGAAGGTGCTGATGTTGGTCTCGACCGTGGCTCAGCGGTCACCATCAAGACCATCGGGCCCCGTCGTTACAGCGCCTATGGCGGCCAGATCGACAAGGTGACACTTCAGATCTACCCCAAAGACACTGATGCCAAGCAAGGCTGA
- a CDS encoding NAD(P)/FAD-dependent oxidoreductase, whose protein sequence is MPRSVDVVVIGGGFAGITAARDLKHRGFNVLLLEARDRLGGRTWHKEVNGFHVELGGTWIHWTQPFVWAEKERYGLEVQETPGCVAERVAIKVNGQVHDLQEDQLAEFLQGFELFFAEAKQVWERPYDQHHCWDAICVHDSQSVADRFAALELTPLQRTSIGGFLEILSMNQPENASYVEMMRCWSLTGWNYELFNDTAARYKFTNGTGELVNAITEDGGFDVALNTSVASVQQSEAGVVVTTTDGDVVHAKRAVVTVPLNLLNSVSFEPPLSAAKQEASTLKHVGGGYKVFFEVEGDPGAVMTLSRSTDSPLIGSFTYKRGEQHSVLAGFSLEPGALDKSVDKWQVVLEEFLPGVKLLSTFGHDWGDDALSQGSWCTYRPGTIARFANALPQQEGHLVFASGDHAQAWRGFIEGAIASGSSAAVGIAKSLQG, encoded by the coding sequence ATGCCTCGCTCAGTTGATGTCGTTGTGATTGGCGGTGGTTTCGCAGGGATTACGGCGGCCCGTGATCTCAAACATCGCGGCTTCAATGTGTTGCTGCTCGAGGCCCGTGATCGCCTTGGTGGACGTACTTGGCACAAGGAGGTGAATGGGTTCCATGTTGAGCTGGGCGGAACCTGGATTCACTGGACCCAACCCTTTGTTTGGGCAGAAAAGGAGCGCTATGGCTTGGAGGTTCAGGAAACCCCTGGCTGTGTCGCCGAGCGGGTTGCCATCAAGGTGAACGGGCAGGTGCACGACCTTCAGGAGGATCAGCTCGCTGAATTCCTCCAGGGCTTTGAGCTGTTCTTTGCGGAGGCCAAGCAGGTTTGGGAGCGTCCCTACGATCAGCATCACTGTTGGGATGCGATCTGTGTCCATGATTCACAGAGCGTTGCTGATCGTTTTGCGGCCTTGGAGCTCACCCCTCTGCAACGTACATCGATCGGTGGATTCCTCGAGATCCTGTCGATGAACCAACCCGAGAACGCCTCCTATGTGGAGATGATGCGCTGTTGGTCGCTGACGGGTTGGAACTATGAATTGTTTAACGACACTGCCGCCCGTTACAAGTTCACCAATGGAACGGGGGAATTGGTTAATGCCATCACTGAGGATGGTGGGTTCGATGTGGCGCTGAACACGTCTGTTGCTTCAGTTCAGCAATCGGAGGCTGGGGTTGTGGTCACCACAACCGACGGTGATGTTGTCCATGCCAAGCGTGCGGTCGTCACTGTGCCGTTGAATCTGCTGAACAGTGTCAGCTTCGAACCACCGTTGTCTGCTGCGAAGCAAGAGGCCTCAACCCTCAAGCATGTTGGTGGTGGCTACAAGGTGTTTTTTGAGGTGGAGGGGGATCCCGGTGCGGTGATGACCCTGTCGCGTTCAACGGATTCCCCCCTAATCGGCAGCTTCACCTACAAGCGCGGCGAACAACACTCCGTTCTTGCTGGATTCAGCCTCGAACCCGGTGCTTTGGATAAGTCCGTTGATAAATGGCAAGTTGTTCTCGAAGAATTCCTTCCAGGCGTCAAGCTGCTGTCGACCTTTGGTCACGACTGGGGGGACGATGCTTTGTCCCAGGGATCCTGGTGCACGTATCGGCCCGGCACGATCGCAAGGTTTGCCAATGCCCTGCCTCAACAGGAGGGCCATCTTGTGTTTGCCTCTGGCGACCATGCCCAAGCCTGGCGTGGCTTTATTGAGGGAGCTATCGCCAGCGGTTCCTCAGCAGCGGTGGGCATTGCCAAGAGTCTTCAGGGATGA
- a CDS encoding DUF1254 domain-containing protein, with translation MKGLNSVSALLASTLLIGSSALSVQAKDVTPKNYNTPIPEDVLTPDVVRTRIGTFRYFDGFPDEATKKAARRQVDLGRGVQTFLNFMPAASLEMLYVGHRDGYGLKPNRDIGLFEELMSSTSLWLTGNTDTVYASAFLDLSDGPVVVEVPPGTGPGTVNDAFFRFVIDMGGPGPDKGKGGKYLILGPGHQAPANTNGYFVAKTPSKINWLILRGFLDDQGKPDTAKSAFKNGLKVYPFAQRSNPPANTFTNLTGSDVNTIHANDFKFYEELDEVIQREPSEMFSPELLGMASAIGIQKGKPFNPSWEQKALLTDAVAIGNATARSILFAPQDPKAYIYPGKAGYWQTGFPGGNHEYLVDGGNGGRDMDGRTLFFYLATVNTPAMVLELPGVGSQYTFSSRDSSGAYLDGSKTYKVNIPANPPAQRFWSFVVYDPQTRSMLQSKEMPYPSKNNKRNPEMAKNADGSIDLYFGPEAPAGQEANWVKTVPGKGWFGIFRLYGPGQEWFDRSWKLGAIEQL, from the coding sequence ATGAAAGGCCTCAATTCTGTTTCAGCTCTCTTGGCTTCCACTCTTTTGATCGGAAGCTCTGCACTTTCGGTTCAAGCGAAGGATGTCACTCCCAAGAATTACAACACGCCGATTCCTGAAGATGTCTTAACGCCAGATGTTGTTCGTACCCGCATCGGCACATTTCGCTACTTCGATGGCTTCCCCGATGAAGCCACAAAAAAGGCAGCTCGCCGGCAGGTTGATCTCGGGCGTGGGGTGCAGACCTTCCTGAATTTCATGCCGGCTGCATCTCTGGAGATGCTCTACGTCGGGCATCGTGATGGCTATGGCTTGAAGCCGAATCGCGACATTGGTTTGTTTGAGGAGCTGATGAGCTCCACGTCTCTCTGGCTCACTGGCAACACCGATACGGTGTATGCCTCCGCATTTTTAGACCTCAGTGATGGTCCTGTGGTGGTCGAAGTTCCACCGGGGACGGGTCCTGGCACGGTCAATGACGCTTTCTTCCGCTTTGTGATCGACATGGGCGGCCCTGGCCCAGACAAAGGCAAAGGCGGCAAGTATCTGATTCTTGGCCCTGGTCATCAAGCACCCGCTAACACCAATGGCTACTTCGTTGCCAAAACGCCCAGCAAGATCAACTGGCTAATCCTTCGAGGTTTCCTTGATGACCAAGGCAAGCCTGATACGGCGAAGTCGGCATTCAAAAATGGCCTCAAGGTGTATCCCTTCGCTCAAAGGAGCAACCCTCCTGCGAACACGTTCACCAACCTCACCGGGTCAGATGTGAACACCATCCATGCCAACGACTTCAAGTTTTACGAGGAACTGGATGAGGTGATCCAGCGCGAGCCCTCAGAGATGTTCTCGCCTGAGCTTTTGGGGATGGCATCGGCGATCGGGATTCAAAAAGGCAAGCCATTCAATCCGTCATGGGAACAAAAAGCCCTGCTGACTGATGCGGTTGCCATTGGTAATGCCACGGCTCGTTCGATTCTGTTTGCCCCGCAAGACCCCAAGGCCTACATCTACCCCGGCAAGGCTGGCTATTGGCAAACCGGATTCCCTGGAGGCAACCATGAATATCTCGTCGATGGCGGCAATGGTGGGCGTGACATGGACGGTCGCACGCTGTTCTTCTACCTCGCCACGGTGAATACACCGGCGATGGTGCTGGAACTTCCAGGCGTGGGTTCGCAGTACACCTTCAGCTCTCGGGACAGCAGCGGTGCCTATTTGGATGGCTCCAAAACCTACAAAGTCAATATCCCGGCCAATCCCCCGGCTCAGCGCTTCTGGTCGTTTGTGGTCTACGACCCGCAAACCCGCTCGATGTTGCAGAGCAAGGAGATGCCTTATCCCAGCAAAAACAACAAGCGCAATCCCGAGATGGCGAAAAATGCTGACGGAAGCATTGATCTCTACTTCGGCCCTGAAGCCCCTGCAGGGCAAGAAGCCAACTGGGTGAAGACGGTTCCCGGCAAGGGTTGGTTCGGCATCTTCCGCCTCTATGGCCCTGGTCAGGAGTGGTTTGATCGCAGCTGGAAACTCGGCGCGATCGAACAGCTCTGA
- a CDS encoding DUF1254 domain-containing protein: MLSATWMKGASKGLSFLALSGVLFGVPTGAKAGADAIPAGYTTPIPSELSTPDKVRTSVGTFNFFDGMPDPETVKASFDNLKFIRAYETFLTLMPAASIEMLRHGHEQIGVDDHTKVNLMSPLNSNPLFLTGNTDTVYGSAFFNLQQTGPLVIEVPAGLGPGTINDAYFRFVADTGGPGPDKGKGGKYLILGPDDKEPANTDGYFVFRSPTYSNWLILRAFLDDEGKPDQAVANYKNGLRMYPLSQKNNPPKMTFIQGGDKVFNTVHANNFEFFNELNRVIQREPIDFLDPEIRGLAAGIGMEKGKPFNPSAADRALMEEAVQVGVAYVRSDMVTPRAADAYTYEGNPQWFTAFAGGSYEWLKDGGRGGRNLDARNNFFWAYTVNTPAMVLEMVGVGSQYAIAGTDENGAVLDGGKSYKLTIDENPPAKDFWSIVVYDSQTRSQLQTSQPFPAKNNKRNKDMVANADGSVDLYFGPKAPVGKETNWIETVPGKGWFTAFRLYGPLQPWFDQTWKLNNIEVLD; this comes from the coding sequence ATGCTGAGCGCAACATGGATGAAGGGTGCCTCCAAGGGACTGTCTTTCCTTGCTCTGTCGGGTGTTTTGTTCGGTGTGCCCACCGGAGCGAAAGCAGGGGCTGATGCCATTCCAGCCGGATATACCACTCCGATCCCATCAGAGCTGTCCACACCAGACAAGGTGCGCACGTCGGTTGGCACCTTCAACTTCTTCGATGGCATGCCTGATCCGGAAACGGTGAAGGCGAGTTTCGATAATCTCAAATTTATTCGGGCCTACGAGACCTTCCTCACGTTGATGCCTGCGGCAAGCATTGAAATGCTGCGCCATGGCCATGAACAAATCGGTGTGGATGATCACACCAAGGTGAATTTGATGTCACCGCTGAATTCCAATCCCCTGTTTTTAACCGGTAACACAGATACTGTTTATGGTTCGGCTTTTTTCAATCTTCAGCAGACAGGCCCGTTGGTGATTGAGGTGCCAGCTGGTCTTGGGCCTGGCACGATCAATGATGCATACTTCCGCTTCGTCGCCGATACAGGTGGCCCTGGCCCCGACAAAGGCAAGGGTGGGAAATACTTGATTCTGGGGCCAGATGATAAAGAGCCTGCAAACACTGATGGCTATTTTGTTTTCCGCTCACCCACCTATTCCAACTGGTTGATTCTCAGGGCCTTCCTGGATGATGAGGGCAAGCCCGACCAGGCAGTTGCCAACTATAAGAATGGTTTACGGATGTATCCGTTATCGCAGAAGAATAATCCGCCCAAGATGACCTTCATCCAAGGTGGAGACAAGGTATTCAATACGGTTCATGCCAACAACTTTGAATTCTTCAATGAACTCAACCGGGTGATTCAGCGTGAGCCCATCGATTTCCTCGATCCGGAAATTCGTGGTTTGGCTGCTGGTATCGGGATGGAAAAAGGAAAGCCCTTCAATCCTTCAGCAGCGGATCGGGCCTTGATGGAGGAAGCCGTTCAGGTGGGTGTGGCCTATGTGCGCTCCGACATGGTGACTCCTCGCGCTGCAGATGCATACACCTATGAGGGCAATCCCCAGTGGTTCACAGCTTTCGCAGGGGGAAGTTACGAGTGGCTCAAAGATGGTGGCCGGGGAGGCCGAAATCTTGATGCCCGCAACAATTTCTTCTGGGCTTACACCGTCAACACTCCGGCCATGGTGCTGGAAATGGTTGGCGTTGGCTCTCAATATGCCATTGCTGGAACGGATGAAAATGGTGCTGTTCTTGATGGTGGGAAATCATACAAATTAACCATTGACGAGAATCCACCTGCCAAGGATTTCTGGTCCATCGTTGTGTATGACTCCCAGACGCGATCTCAGCTGCAAACCAGTCAGCCCTTCCCCGCTAAGAACAACAAGCGCAACAAAGATATGGTCGCCAATGCTGATGGTTCCGTGGATTTGTATTTCGGACCCAAAGCTCCTGTGGGTAAGGAAACTAATTGGATTGAAACCGTACCTGGAAAAGGGTGGTTTACGGCCTTTCGGCTCTATGGCCCGTTGCAACCCTGGTTTGATCAAACCTGGAAGCTGAACAACATCGAAGTGCTCGATTGA
- a CDS encoding DUF1254 domain-containing protein, which produces MAESTCPQPAVVLASNEVVPVTKANYADAETQTVFAKYIAKVAAETCTGGLGTIWNDGKTADPTDRTVIRINFDTLYSWLIVDLTTPATFMLPQTNGRYQSAMVVNGQGYVYVEKEPGEYTLKQDEVGSRFALVAFRTGVNIQDPEDVAQAQALQAKLTVNQADTGEFVQPNQWDLEQMLVLRAAYNQERNEKGVKSESLFGRPGEITPEQNNMGVAVGIGGLPKEGAVYLFYTPTSTEPQTLTMQDVPNGDNAFWSLTVYDKDGFPSGSSFNLNSAFAKPNAAGDVVINLGGDSNQDNHLEIYPGWNATLRIYNPKPAYFDGSWIRPELEFK; this is translated from the coding sequence GTGGCTGAATCCACTTGCCCACAGCCCGCCGTGGTCTTAGCAAGCAATGAGGTGGTGCCCGTTACCAAGGCCAACTATGCCGATGCCGAAACTCAGACGGTGTTTGCCAAATACATTGCCAAAGTTGCAGCTGAAACCTGTACTGGGGGGTTGGGAACGATCTGGAACGACGGGAAGACAGCAGACCCCACCGATCGCACAGTGATTCGGATCAATTTCGATACCTTGTATTCCTGGTTGATTGTTGATCTCACCACCCCGGCCACCTTCATGCTTCCGCAAACCAACGGCCGCTACCAGAGCGCCATGGTGGTGAATGGCCAGGGGTATGTGTATGTGGAAAAAGAGCCTGGTGAATACACCCTGAAGCAGGATGAGGTGGGAAGCCGCTTTGCACTGGTGGCATTCCGCACGGGTGTGAACATCCAGGATCCAGAGGATGTGGCCCAGGCCCAGGCTTTGCAAGCCAAGTTGACGGTCAACCAGGCCGACACAGGCGAATTTGTTCAACCCAATCAATGGGATCTTGAGCAGATGCTGGTTCTCCGTGCTGCTTACAACCAGGAGCGCAATGAGAAAGGCGTGAAGTCTGAATCGCTTTTCGGTCGCCCCGGCGAAATCACCCCAGAGCAAAACAACATGGGAGTTGCTGTTGGCATCGGTGGCTTGCCCAAGGAGGGTGCTGTCTATCTGTTCTACACACCCACATCCACTGAGCCTCAGACGCTGACGATGCAGGATGTTCCCAACGGGGACAATGCCTTTTGGTCGTTGACGGTTTACGACAAGGATGGCTTTCCCAGTGGCAGCTCCTTCAACCTCAACAGTGCCTTTGCCAAGCCCAACGCGGCTGGTGATGTGGTGATCAACTTGGGTGGAGACAGCAACCAAGACAACCATCTGGAGATCTACCCGGGGTGGAACGCCACCTTGCGGATCTACAACCCGAAGCCCGCCTATTTCGATGGTTCATGGATCCGGCCTGAGCTGGAGTTCAAATGA
- a CDS encoding neuromedin U, whose amino-acid sequence MLRRFLLSTIAVSALAGTCSTAQEISEVEAQSRFDYSPLTETEPDEIAQAQQIASEDKAPGVVAAEAAGPDQAALAKAAQNPIASMISIPFQWNATPGTQWAPNSVDPDAKHDRVMNVVNVQPVFPFKLSDDWTLVTRTIVPFINAPFAKPKFDLTPAGEPYFDGWREKYTFGVGDVNPTGFFVPTLEGDFTFGFGPTLSFPSNKIPLSTGKWTAGPALVGVYTKGPWVVGGLVNNMWSFAGDDDRKDVNKMLIQPFINYNLPEGWYLSVSPIITADWENEDNGWTVPVGAGVGRVFTLGKQPINVSLHAYYNAIKPEIGGEELMGDWTIRTQVQFLIPTAKK is encoded by the coding sequence ATGCTTCGTCGATTTCTGCTCAGCACGATTGCGGTTTCCGCTCTTGCTGGAACTTGTTCAACTGCGCAAGAGATCAGCGAGGTCGAGGCTCAATCCCGTTTTGATTACAGCCCTCTGACAGAGACGGAGCCAGACGAAATCGCTCAGGCTCAGCAGATTGCCTCGGAAGACAAAGCCCCTGGTGTTGTTGCAGCAGAAGCCGCTGGCCCGGATCAAGCAGCTCTGGCCAAAGCGGCACAAAATCCCATCGCCAGCATGATCAGCATTCCCTTCCAGTGGAATGCCACACCTGGGACCCAGTGGGCACCGAATTCGGTGGACCCCGATGCCAAGCATGACAGGGTCATGAATGTGGTCAACGTTCAACCTGTTTTTCCGTTCAAGTTGAGTGACGACTGGACGCTTGTGACGCGCACCATTGTTCCGTTCATTAACGCCCCATTCGCCAAACCAAAGTTCGACCTCACCCCAGCAGGTGAACCTTACTTTGATGGTTGGAGGGAGAAATACACTTTTGGTGTTGGTGATGTCAATCCCACCGGTTTTTTTGTGCCCACCCTGGAGGGGGATTTCACCTTTGGTTTCGGTCCCACCCTCAGTTTTCCTTCCAACAAGATCCCGCTGAGCACCGGCAAGTGGACTGCCGGCCCTGCGCTCGTTGGTGTTTACACCAAAGGGCCTTGGGTTGTCGGTGGCTTGGTGAACAATATGTGGTCTTTCGCGGGAGATGATGACCGCAAAGATGTGAACAAAATGTTGATCCAACCTTTCATTAACTACAATCTTCCCGAGGGTTGGTATCTATCGGTTTCACCCATTATTACTGCGGATTGGGAGAATGAGGACAACGGATGGACGGTCCCTGTCGGTGCTGGTGTTGGACGAGTATTCACACTTGGTAAGCAACCCATCAATGTGTCGTTGCATGCTTACTACAACGCCATTAAGCCTGAAATTGGTGGGGAAGAGCTGATGGGGGATTGGACGATCCGCACCCAGGTTCAGTTCCTTATTCCCACGGCTAAGAAGTGA